Genomic segment of Candidatus Bathyarchaeota archaeon:
GCCCATTGACTTCGTAGAAGACTATCATTAAGGGCGGGTCTTTGCTGACTCCTCTTTTGCATAAAAAGAAGAGAATTAGGCAGGCTTAAACCTATCCTTCAACTTCTTCAAGAGCTTAGGTAAAGTAGTGTACTCCATAACATCAGCGCTTAGTCGGGCAGGTTCAAACTCGCCCATACGACGCAAGGTAACAGCATACTCAACAGCTTCACGACGAGCCAGGTCAAAGGCTGGATCATCAAACAAGTCACTTATCAAAGGATTACCATGATCATCACTAGCAATTCCACCATGGGCAATCTGCAGACCAAGCGCGACCATCCTCGGAGGGCCATCAAAGGCAGTACACTTACTATCCTTTAACCCAACGGGCATTAATGGACCCCAGTGACTACCACGCATCCAGCCCTCCACAAAGAAAGTGTGCATAAAGGGCACTAAAACTTCTCCAAGCGCAGGCAAGCCGTGTTGAGTTCTTACAATGGAGACGGGATCATCCTTTCCCACGTATTTGCCTGCAATCAACGAGAGCTTCGTTGTGCTGGTTGCAGCGCATATGAGGTCATCTCTGGCTCGCCGTACATGCGAAACCGTGTAGCGCCCAGGCGTTCCGATTAGTGCAATTAATTCGTACATTTCTTCGGGGCATTTCAGAATTATTTTCTTGTTTTTGATCAAGTCGAGTACCTCAAATTTGAATCCGCCAGCCATGTCTGGGTCGATTACAAGCCCTGCGGTGCTCATGGGGTCAGCAAATATGCGGAACATGGGATAATTGAAGGCCCCTGGCTCCGTCTTGTCAGCGGCGAAGACAACGATTGGATCAGAGCCTCTCTCCTCTATTTCCATTTCAGCTACGCCCGGGCCCATTCCGCGAACGTTTCCACTGAAAGCCGTCTTTAAGAGGTCCTGTCCTGCGCCGTATAACTTGAGGTCACTAGCCTTTTTGGCGGCTTCTTGGAAAGTGTTCCATGCCAGCTTATGAATCCCAGCGTCGTTCTCTCCTCTTTTATGAACCATGAGGAGTTCAAGGTCGTCTCCAGCATGGAACACGTAGTGACTGTTAATGAGCCCATTCTCTTGTGCCTTTTTTAGACGTTTTTCACCGATTTCCAGCAGGGGCTTTGGTACAATGTGGTGTCCCGCTAGGGAACCTACATCACATTTTATCACCGATATAGTCGTTTTTTCAGGCATCCTACACACACTTCATAACTTTCTATTTCCGACGTAGTTTCTCTGAGAGTGTCTTAAAAGACTTCCCTACATTATTCAGCTCTAATCGAACGAGGGACTTTTCTAAGTTTTTATCACGTGTTCTATCTCTGTTTCCATATAGTTTCGTTACATCATTGTCATATATCGTTTGAGTAAGATTCATCTATAACTAAGAAACAAGTTGTCAGTCAGGCAACTAATGCTTTTTATTGTTCGAATTAAAGTAAATATGGGAAATATCATGGACAAAGTTGCAGTCGTGTCTGCCAAGATACCGGAAGAAGTTTACAAAGAACTCGTTCTCCGCGTTCCTGATGGAGAAAGAAGCAGCTTTATTCGCGACGCTATTATGGAAAAACTGCAAACGGTTCCTCGACCTGACAAGATTTTTGAACTGGAGCAGAAAATCAGTAGACTTGAGAAAGATCTATCCGAGATAAAGAAATACCTAGCTGAACTTGAGATCCTCACGTATGAGAGGGGCAAAATAAACCCTCACGCCTTTTGCATAGACGAAATCGACCACAAAATCGTGGACTATCTCATTCATTATAAAGGAGCCACAACACCCGAACTCGCAGATTTTCT
This window contains:
- a CDS encoding fructose 1,6-bisphosphatase gives rise to the protein MPEKTTISVIKCDVGSLAGHHIVPKPLLEIGEKRLKKAQENGLINSHYVFHAGDDLELLMVHKRGENDAGIHKLAWNTFQEAAKKASDLKLYGAGQDLLKTAFSGNVRGMGPGVAEMEIEERGSDPIVVFAADKTEPGAFNYPMFRIFADPMSTAGLVIDPDMAGGFKFEVLDLIKNKKIILKCPEEMYELIALIGTPGRYTVSHVRRARDDLICAATSTTKLSLIAGKYVGKDDPVSIVRTQHGLPALGEVLVPFMHTFFVEGWMRGSHWGPLMPVGLKDSKCTAFDGPPRMVALGLQIAHGGIASDDHGNPLISDLFDDPAFDLARREAVEYAVTLRRMGEFEPARLSADVMEYTTLPKLLKKLKDRFKPA